The Lewinellaceae bacterium genome has a segment encoding these proteins:
- a CDS encoding tyrosine-type recombinase/integrase codes for MAKLPIPKFNLRLAKAKSPTLISLVFRYKGKRLVYSTGYSIHPKDWDFKKQRPLALARRTDLFSIQRQLDDLATHCTDIFIEYNYGAIGVEEFKDQLDLRTGKVAEQKDSDEISFFEFMDMELAEMKATNMKYHSFKNFKLHSAFIKEFGYQVFGKDGFNFSDVDWSLRDKLVDWCAERNMQLAYGNKTLKVLRQFMERARRKKLHSNTDYHGVGWTISPKKATGQIVTLSPEELQFLADLELSGHLAKIRDICLIGAGTGQRFSDFSRYTPDNFYITPSGVPILSLISVKTEIPTKVPLNLFPWLIPVLERNNYATPKISMQKFNDGIKELCKYAGISERMLKVNQYMGRKAKVEKEFVEKHDVISSHTCRRSFATNLYRMGYNLSQIMPMTGHATETQLRVYIGIDNEQNAEEIGLQIIKAAQTGNGKAANFLRAVK; via the coding sequence ATGGCAAAATTACCTATTCCTAAATTCAATTTGAGGCTTGCTAAAGCCAAATCTCCAACACTGATTTCTCTTGTGTTTCGATACAAGGGAAAACGGCTCGTTTACTCCACCGGATATTCTATCCATCCGAAAGATTGGGATTTTAAAAAGCAAAGACCGCTTGCTCTGGCAAGAAGGACAGACCTTTTTTCCATCCAGCGACAGCTTGATGATCTCGCTACCCATTGCACTGATATTTTCATTGAATATAACTATGGTGCTATTGGTGTGGAGGAGTTTAAAGATCAGCTTGATCTTAGAACCGGAAAGGTCGCTGAACAAAAAGACAGTGATGAGATATCCTTTTTTGAGTTCATGGATATGGAGCTTGCAGAAATGAAAGCTACGAACATGAAGTATCACAGCTTCAAGAACTTCAAGCTTCATTCTGCCTTTATCAAAGAATTCGGTTACCAAGTATTTGGAAAAGATGGTTTTAATTTCTCGGATGTCGATTGGAGTTTAAGGGATAAGCTCGTCGATTGGTGTGCAGAAAGGAATATGCAGCTTGCTTATGGCAATAAGACTTTGAAGGTACTACGGCAGTTCATGGAACGGGCAAGGCGAAAAAAGCTGCATTCCAATACGGACTACCACGGCGTTGGTTGGACGATCTCTCCTAAAAAGGCTACCGGCCAGATTGTAACCCTTTCACCGGAGGAACTTCAATTTCTGGCCGATCTTGAACTTTCCGGGCATCTGGCAAAAATCAGGGACATATGTTTGATAGGGGCAGGCACAGGGCAGCGTTTTAGTGATTTTAGTAGGTACACCCCCGACAACTTTTATATCACGCCCAGCGGCGTTCCTATCCTTTCTTTGATCTCGGTAAAAACGGAAATACCGACAAAGGTACCTTTGAATCTATTTCCCTGGCTTATTCCGGTACTTGAACGGAATAACTACGCCACCCCAAAGATTTCCATGCAGAAATTTAATGATGGCATAAAGGAGCTTTGCAAATATGCCGGAATCAGTGAAAGGATGTTAAAGGTGAATCAATATATGGGGCGCAAGGCAAAAGTGGAAAAAGAGTTTGTCGAAAAGCATGATGTGATTTCTTCTCACACTTGCAGGCGTTCATTTGCAACGAATCTTTACCGGATGGGATATAATCTTTCTCAGATCATGCCGATGACCGGCCACGCCACCGAAACCCAGCTTCGGGTTTATATCGGAATTGACAATGAACAAAACGCTGAGGAAATCGGCCTTCAAATCATAAAAGCTGCTCAAACAGGCAATGGCAAAGCCGCCAACTTTTTGAGGGCTGTCAAATAA
- a CDS encoding OmpA family protein produces MRITIVFILYCHSVVFCQNLVPNPSFEEINDTIGGFTNNNIEFISKIKNWTTPNAASPDLITPDFKEKYIIPPAPHSGSNMIGIQFSKKDWIECVGVALTKELIPNRTYYVEYWIRRSFCISPSNNVDQKMDDHFGILFSSDLDFIETSDGKMLTGTPQVKADTQLLITSGEWVKVSKYFTPKRKYDKLYIGQFQKEGEAPTLKKGYYVIDDVLVEELTDYRALEKGAELAIGSIIPLNNLHFVSGTTELKDIQSYELLNDLTAYLKLNPSIRIRINGHTDSEGGKKSNLSLSERRARFIAQNIIQNGISQYRIEWKGFGEEYPIADNKTDAGRSKNRRVEFEVIK; encoded by the coding sequence ATGAGAATAACAATCGTTTTTATTTTATATTGTCATTCAGTAGTTTTTTGTCAAAACCTGGTGCCTAATCCAAGCTTTGAAGAAATAAATGACACCATTGGTGGGTTTACAAATAATAACATTGAATTCATTAGCAAAATTAAAAATTGGACAACACCTAATGCTGCTTCTCCTGATTTGATAACTCCTGATTTTAAAGAGAAATATATTATTCCACCTGCTCCTCATTCGGGATCGAATATGATTGGTATTCAATTCAGCAAAAAGGACTGGATTGAATGTGTCGGAGTGGCTTTAACAAAAGAGTTAATACCCAATAGAACCTATTATGTTGAGTATTGGATTCGAAGATCCTTTTGTATAAGTCCAAGTAATAATGTTGATCAAAAAATGGATGACCATTTCGGAATTCTATTTTCATCAGATTTAGATTTTATAGAAACTTCTGATGGAAAAATGTTAACGGGTACTCCTCAGGTTAAAGCAGATACTCAACTCTTGATAACTTCCGGGGAATGGGTGAAAGTATCAAAATATTTTACACCAAAAAGGAAATACGATAAACTTTATATTGGTCAATTTCAAAAGGAAGGTGAAGCCCCTACTTTAAAGAAGGGGTATTACGTTATAGATGATGTTTTGGTCGAGGAATTAACGGATTACAGGGCTTTGGAAAAGGGCGCGGAATTGGCGATAGGAAGTATCATTCCATTGAATAACCTACATTTTGTATCAGGAACAACCGAACTGAAGGATATTCAATCTTATGAACTTTTAAACGATTTAACAGCATATTTAAAATTAAACCCATCAATAAGAATAAGAATTAATGGTCATACAGACTCAGAAGGAGGTAAGAAATCTAATTTGTCGCTATCTGAAAGGAGGGCAAGGTTTATAGCACAAAATATTATTCAGAATGGAATTAGTCAATACAGAATTGAGTGGAAAGGATTTGGAGAAGAATATCCAATTGCTGATAATAAAACTGACGCCGGCAGATCAAAAAACAGAAGAGTTGAATTTGAGGTTATTAAGTGA
- a CDS encoding sterol desaturase family protein gives MDISNPIIYAAPVFIGFIVLEASLSRLFGDKKLYEARDFGASLFIGAGTLVLGSLLKVMVISILFFYVYQFFNPLVDGVRMNIFGYQSFGYAWYVWLACQFLDDFSFYWYHRLSHTIRILWAMHLPHHSSDHFNYGTGIRIGWFVLIYKPIFYLWILAIGFPYEMLLICLGIETIYQFQLHTQYVPKLGFLEKFLVTHSQHQVHHSRHIPHLDMNHGGILCIFDKLFGTFYEYDPSTDKVEYGVLHPPDSFNPFVILTHEFKDIWNDVKNASNPHEAFMYVFGPPGWSVDGSRETSKNLQKRYKNNAYETQ, from the coding sequence ATGGATATTTCAAACCCAATAATTTATGCCGCTCCAGTATTTATTGGATTTATAGTACTGGAAGCAAGTCTTAGCCGGTTATTTGGAGATAAAAAACTTTATGAGGCCAGGGATTTCGGAGCCAGCCTATTTATCGGGGCAGGCACTCTTGTTTTGGGTTCTCTTTTAAAGGTGATGGTGATCAGTATATTGTTTTTCTATGTTTATCAATTTTTCAACCCACTGGTAGATGGGGTCAGGATGAATATTTTCGGATATCAATCCTTTGGTTATGCCTGGTATGTCTGGTTGGCCTGCCAATTTTTGGACGATTTTTCATTTTACTGGTATCACCGGCTTAGCCATACCATTCGAATCCTCTGGGCAATGCACCTTCCCCACCATTCCTCTGATCATTTCAATTATGGAACGGGGATCCGGATTGGGTGGTTTGTGTTAATATACAAGCCAATTTTTTACCTCTGGATACTGGCCATTGGGTTCCCTTATGAAATGCTCCTCATTTGTCTGGGGATCGAAACCATTTACCAGTTCCAATTGCATACACAGTATGTTCCAAAACTGGGATTTTTGGAGAAGTTTTTGGTTACCCACTCCCAACACCAGGTTCATCATTCCAGGCATATTCCTCATCTGGATATGAATCACGGAGGTATTTTGTGCATTTTTGACAAGCTATTTGGTACGTTTTACGAATATGATCCATCCACCGATAAAGTAGAATACGGGGTACTTCATCCGCCTGATTCCTTTAATCCCTTTGTCATCCTCACCCACGAATTCAAGGATATCTGGAATGATGTAAAAAACGCTAGCAATCCACACGAAGCATTCATGTATGTATTCGGTCCTCCCGGCTGGTCTGTAGACGGCTCCCGTGAGACCTCCAAAAATTTGCAAAAGCGCTACAAAAACAATGCCTATGAAACTCAATGA
- a CDS encoding tetratricopeptide repeat protein produces MQKRQNILILGFLMLSSAGFSQPPAKETLDSDEKTTLVTISETKMYAGTTSPKAQNFFSQAQEYDRKNDLENAKKYYLKAIEEDESYIEAYDNIGLVYRRLGDFDKAESYYLQSIKMYPEGLMAHQNLAVVYSLKQEYPKAIKSYDNIIAINPEDPEGYFGKANTYLQMGEFEKALKNGKKALDIYQLTNSPHLADGYYLVGLIYYYKNEKDQAITFLQEAKNLGAQLHPQIDQELFPAPKAQEKDFTLESPEDYAKYEEDMIKLINWLENTPLTEAPEQRKAVNAFVIQWITGTPTFSIEIKQEIIPYMDCAECLMIFMGGWTKYALESKDYENKFQGNLAGTESVISFYQSNKKAIGKNKEIEKLAKLKEKGQLEAFIRSNM; encoded by the coding sequence ATGCAAAAAAGACAAAACATCCTGATTCTGGGATTTTTAATGCTTTCGTCTGCCGGATTTTCGCAGCCCCCTGCAAAAGAAACGTTGGATTCAGATGAAAAAACCACCCTGGTGACCATTTCAGAAACTAAAATGTACGCCGGCACCACATCTCCTAAAGCTCAAAATTTCTTTTCACAGGCACAGGAATACGACAGGAAAAACGACCTGGAAAATGCAAAAAAATATTACCTAAAAGCCATTGAAGAGGATGAATCATACATTGAAGCATATGATAATATCGGGTTGGTTTATAGAAGATTAGGCGATTTTGATAAAGCAGAATCCTACTACCTGCAATCGATAAAAATGTACCCGGAAGGCCTCATGGCTCACCAAAACCTGGCGGTGGTTTACTCCCTGAAACAAGAATACCCAAAGGCGATAAAATCCTATGACAATATCATTGCCATCAATCCGGAGGATCCTGAAGGCTATTTCGGAAAGGCCAACACTTATTTGCAGATGGGTGAATTTGAAAAAGCCCTTAAAAACGGGAAAAAAGCACTGGATATTTACCAGTTGACCAATTCCCCTCACCTGGCTGACGGTTATTACCTGGTTGGCCTTATTTATTATTATAAAAACGAAAAAGACCAGGCCATAACATTCCTACAGGAAGCCAAAAATCTTGGGGCTCAATTACATCCTCAAATTGACCAGGAACTATTCCCAGCCCCCAAGGCCCAAGAAAAAGATTTCACCCTGGAAAGCCCGGAGGATTATGCCAAATATGAAGAAGATATGATCAAACTGATCAATTGGCTTGAAAACACCCCACTCACCGAAGCCCCCGAACAACGCAAAGCCGTCAATGCTTTTGTGATTCAATGGATTACAGGTACACCTACCTTTTCCATCGAAATTAAACAGGAGATCATTCCCTATATGGATTGCGCAGAGTGCCTGATGATATTTATGGGCGGCTGGACCAAATACGCCCTGGAAAGTAAAGATTACGAAAATAAATTCCAGGGAAATTTAGCCGGTACCGAAAGTGTCATTTCCTTTTACCAATCCAATAAAAAGGCGATCGGAAAAAATAAAGAGATCGAAAAACTGGCCAAACTTAAGGAAAAGGGGCAGTTGGAGGCTTTCATTCGTTCGAACATGTAA
- a CDS encoding glycosyl hydrolase has protein sequence MTRFMSFLLLVALFIYPDFIYAQGKGKKGKDEKASTEKKDTFSLKKIPHPGLSFRSIGPAVTSGRVIDIDVNPLDHSEYYVASAHGSLWKTTNAGVTFSPVFDHQSSFAMGAVTIDPNNPNVVWVGTGENNAHSNVIPGDGIYKSEDGGKSWVNKGLKESQHIGGIIVHPDNSNIVWVAAYGPHRTSGGERGVYKTTDGGETWEHVLNISDYTGCWEIHMDPRNPDVLYTVAHQRQRYLYTTISGGDESAIYKTTDGGKTWKRLKGGLPQENVGRIGMAISPAAPDVLYAVVHAKEGSGLYKSTDQGASWSKQSSYNTSYPFYMQKLFCDTKDVNKLYAMDVFNQVSTDGGKSWSNLGEDKKHVDNHTLWIDPQDNRHMLSGCDGGVYETFDTGKNWDFKANLPLAEVYKVTADHAKPFYNVYIGTQDNNSLGGPSRTINSGGITNADWYFTLGGDGFETQVDWADPNIVYSQAQFGALARYDKKSGERLYIKAYEVGDTSYRFDWDAALLISSHDHKRLYHGGNKLLRSDDQGSTWKEISPDLTRGIPKEMHKLMGRSWSIDELASKRSMASIVTIAESPLDENFLFVGSADGLIHYTHDGGKTWNKGRAAGLPEQARIHHIVASNHNKMVAYAACNNFFAGDFKPFLYKTTDGGASWINISANLPERGSTFTVGEDHINPDLLFVGTMFGVYVSTTKEPYWVQLDSGIPTETVMDLDIQRDEDDLVVSTYGRGVYILDDYSPLREVNPELAEKEAAIFPIQDGLMFIQADPFGFPGVGFQGGSYFATPNPEVGVVINYYIKDKPKTRKEQRQEMEQENRKAGKDIKYPDYETLKKENDEPETFLLFTITDEEGHLVRKIKQPIAKGIQRVVWDFRYSPVVPVSLTPFDNSVPWNSPDLGYMVTPGTYQVSLSRYEDGKMTELVKPRSFKCKPLNITSLPAEDQQSLEQFNKKVASLSRAVSAADAHMGQIKGQLPYLEQAIMNVPAMQESWYTNYYAIKDGLKELNQKLNGDPLLSRYEGADRTSLKNKIDLITSALWSTTSGQTATFERAYTEASGGFEQILSSLKEINDRISTLEKSLEDAGAPYTPGRFPVWKKVD, from the coding sequence ATGACTCGATTTATGTCCTTCCTCCTGCTCGTCGCCCTTTTTATTTACCCTGATTTTATCTACGCACAAGGGAAAGGGAAAAAAGGCAAAGATGAAAAAGCCTCCACTGAAAAAAAGGATACTTTTTCGCTGAAAAAGATTCCCCACCCCGGGTTATCTTTCCGAAGCATCGGCCCTGCTGTCACCAGCGGAAGGGTCATCGATATTGATGTCAATCCGTTGGATCATAGCGAATATTACGTGGCCTCCGCCCATGGCTCTTTGTGGAAGACCACCAATGCAGGCGTTACCTTCTCTCCTGTTTTCGACCATCAATCCTCCTTCGCCATGGGCGCCGTAACGATCGACCCTAACAATCCTAATGTGGTTTGGGTAGGAACAGGAGAAAACAACGCCCATTCAAATGTCATTCCGGGAGACGGCATCTATAAAAGCGAGGATGGCGGTAAGTCATGGGTGAACAAGGGGTTAAAAGAATCTCAGCACATTGGCGGGATCATTGTGCATCCGGATAATTCCAACATTGTATGGGTCGCCGCCTACGGCCCTCACCGAACCTCCGGAGGGGAAAGGGGTGTTTACAAAACGACCGACGGGGGCGAGACCTGGGAACATGTACTCAACATCAGCGATTATACGGGTTGCTGGGAAATCCATATGGATCCGCGTAATCCTGACGTGCTGTACACGGTTGCTCATCAGCGGCAGCGTTACCTTTATACCACCATTTCCGGGGGCGATGAAAGTGCTATTTACAAAACCACTGATGGAGGAAAAACCTGGAAAAGGCTAAAAGGCGGTTTACCTCAGGAGAACGTAGGTCGTATCGGCATGGCCATCTCTCCTGCTGCACCCGATGTATTGTATGCCGTGGTTCACGCCAAGGAAGGCAGCGGACTTTATAAAAGCACGGACCAGGGCGCCAGCTGGAGCAAACAGAGTAGTTATAATACCTCCTATCCCTTTTACATGCAAAAACTCTTTTGCGATACCAAAGACGTTAATAAACTTTACGCCATGGACGTTTTCAACCAGGTGAGCACTGACGGAGGGAAGTCGTGGTCAAATCTTGGCGAAGACAAAAAACACGTGGACAACCATACCCTCTGGATCGATCCTCAGGATAACAGGCACATGTTGTCCGGATGTGACGGAGGCGTTTATGAAACCTTCGACACCGGCAAAAACTGGGATTTTAAAGCCAACCTGCCCCTGGCCGAAGTCTATAAGGTGACAGCCGATCATGCCAAACCTTTTTACAACGTTTACATCGGCACCCAGGACAACAACAGCCTAGGCGGCCCCTCCAGGACCATCAACTCAGGAGGGATCACCAATGCCGACTGGTACTTCACCCTCGGTGGCGACGGATTCGAAACGCAGGTGGACTGGGCTGATCCCAATATTGTGTATTCCCAGGCTCAATTTGGCGCCCTTGCTCGTTATGACAAAAAAAGCGGAGAAAGACTTTACATCAAGGCCTATGAAGTGGGCGACACTTCCTATCGTTTCGACTGGGATGCCGCCTTATTAATCTCCAGCCATGACCATAAGCGCCTTTATCACGGTGGCAATAAATTGCTTAGATCAGATGACCAGGGCAGCACCTGGAAGGAAATCAGCCCGGACCTTACCCGGGGCATTCCCAAAGAAATGCACAAACTGATGGGACGAAGCTGGAGCATCGACGAATTAGCCTCCAAACGGTCCATGGCAAGTATTGTCACCATCGCTGAATCTCCTTTGGATGAAAACTTCCTGTTTGTCGGCTCGGCAGACGGGTTGATCCATTACACGCATGACGGTGGAAAAACCTGGAACAAAGGCCGGGCAGCAGGACTTCCCGAGCAGGCCAGGATTCACCATATCGTCGCCTCCAATCACAATAAAATGGTGGCTTATGCCGCCTGCAACAACTTTTTCGCCGGGGATTTCAAACCTTTTTTATACAAAACGACCGATGGAGGTGCCAGCTGGATAAACATCAGCGCCAATCTGCCTGAACGCGGAAGTACTTTTACCGTTGGTGAAGATCATATCAATCCCGACCTTTTGTTCGTTGGAACCATGTTTGGCGTTTATGTTTCCACGACAAAGGAGCCTTATTGGGTCCAACTGGATTCAGGGATTCCCACGGAAACGGTGATGGATCTCGATATTCAAAGAGATGAAGATGATCTGGTGGTGTCCACCTACGGGAGAGGCGTTTATATTCTGGACGATTATTCCCCTTTGCGTGAGGTAAATCCTGAACTCGCCGAAAAAGAAGCGGCCATTTTTCCAATCCAGGACGGGCTGATGTTTATACAGGCCGATCCGTTTGGATTCCCCGGAGTTGGGTTCCAGGGAGGCAGTTATTTTGCCACGCCCAACCCGGAAGTGGGGGTCGTTATCAATTATTATATCAAAGACAAACCAAAAACACGGAAGGAACAGCGCCAGGAAATGGAGCAGGAAAATCGCAAAGCAGGAAAAGACATAAAATATCCTGATTACGAAACCCTGAAAAAGGAAAATGATGAGCCTGAAACCTTCCTTTTGTTTACCATAACCGATGAGGAAGGGCATCTCGTGCGAAAAATAAAACAGCCCATTGCCAAAGGCATTCAGCGGGTGGTTTGGGATTTCAGGTATAGTCCGGTGGTCCCGGTTTCTTTAACGCCTTTTGATAACTCCGTTCCCTGGAACAGCCCTGACCTCGGATACATGGTTACCCCGGGGACCTACCAGGTTTCCCTTTCCCGATATGAAGATGGCAAAATGACTGAACTGGTAAAACCACGGTCTTTTAAATGTAAACCTTTGAACATTACAAGCCTTCCTGCTGAAGACCAGCAATCACTTGAACAGTTTAATAAAAAAGTGGCTTCTTTGTCCAGGGCCGTTTCAGCTGCCGATGCCCACATGGGACAAATAAAGGGTCAATTGCCTTACCTGGAACAGGCCATCATGAACGTTCCGGCCATGCAGGAATCCTGGTACACGAATTATTACGCCATCAAAGACGGGCTAAAGGAGCTGAACCAAAAGCTGAATGGCGATCCTTTGCTATCCAGATATGAAGGGGCGGACCGTACCTCTTTAAAAAATAAAATTGATCTGATCACTTCTGCTTTATGGAGTACTACTTCCGGACAAACGGCCACTTTTGAAAGAGCTTATACAGAAGCTTCCGGGGGCTTTGAACAAATTTTGTCCTCCTTAAAGGAAATAAACGATAGAATTTCAACCCTGGAAAAATCATTGGAAGATGCCGGGGCACCTTACACTCCGGGAAGGTTTCCTGTCTGGAAAAAGGTAGATTAG
- a CDS encoding DEAD/DEAH box helicase: MTFEELNLNKALWNALSDLEYENPTPIQREAFSVIMSGKDIVGVAQTGTGKTFAYLLPLLRLHNFSNERDPRILILVPTRELVLQQVEEVEKLTTYMNLRVAGVYGGTNINTQKQVVMNGLDILIATPGRLRDLALSGALKLRSVRKLVIDEVDEMLNLGFRPQLERIFELLPQKRQNIMFSATLTEEIEKLITDYFEAPEKIEIVPHGTPLEKIIQRGYHVPNFFTKVNLLRLLLERDETMNKVLIFTGSKRQADRLEEQLSEQFPEQIGVIHSNKSQNFRINSLNSFHEGKYRILIATDIMARGLDISDVSHVLNFDMPEVAVDYIHRIGRTGRADRDGMAISFISDREQEYQVEIEALMDRTITLESLPEDLVISDELLPEEKIPIGGDKHYLKAPSLKNSKGAFHDKKAKNLKVNRAQEKRRARLKEKKKSKRKKKK; this comes from the coding sequence ATGACTTTTGAAGAACTGAATTTGAATAAAGCCCTTTGGAATGCGCTGAGTGACCTGGAGTATGAAAATCCTACGCCGATTCAAAGAGAAGCCTTTTCCGTGATCATGTCGGGAAAGGATATAGTGGGTGTTGCCCAAACAGGAACGGGTAAAACTTTTGCCTATTTATTGCCCTTATTGCGGCTGCATAACTTTTCCAATGAAAGGGATCCACGCATTCTAATCCTCGTGCCTACGCGGGAACTGGTATTGCAACAGGTGGAAGAAGTGGAAAAACTGACCACTTATATGAATTTACGGGTGGCCGGAGTTTATGGCGGCACCAATATCAATACCCAGAAACAAGTGGTCATGAATGGCCTGGATATTTTAATTGCCACCCCGGGCCGGCTCCGCGACCTAGCCCTGAGCGGGGCACTGAAACTGCGTTCTGTCCGCAAACTCGTCATCGATGAGGTGGACGAAATGCTGAACCTGGGATTCAGACCCCAGCTGGAACGCATTTTTGAATTACTTCCCCAAAAAAGGCAAAACATCATGTTTTCGGCTACCCTTACTGAAGAAATTGAAAAACTGATTACTGATTATTTTGAAGCCCCGGAAAAGATAGAGATCGTTCCCCACGGAACGCCCTTGGAAAAAATCATACAGCGGGGTTATCATGTACCCAATTTTTTCACCAAAGTGAACCTGTTAAGGCTTTTGCTGGAGCGGGATGAGACGATGAACAAAGTGCTCATCTTCACAGGAAGCAAAAGGCAGGCCGACCGGCTCGAGGAACAATTGTCGGAACAGTTTCCCGAACAAATTGGCGTCATCCATTCCAATAAATCACAGAATTTCAGGATCAACTCCCTCAACAGTTTTCATGAAGGAAAATACCGGATTCTTATCGCCACCGACATCATGGCGCGCGGACTGGATATTTCCGATGTTTCTCATGTATTGAATTTTGACATGCCCGAAGTGGCGGTCGATTACATCCATAGAATCGGAAGAACCGGGCGTGCAGACCGCGACGGTATGGCCATCAGTTTTATTTCCGATAGAGAACAGGAATATCAAGTAGAAATTGAAGCCCTCATGGACAGGACGATCACTCTTGAAAGCCTGCCGGAAGATCTCGTTATCTCCGATGAACTCCTCCCGGAAGAAAAAATTCCCATCGGAGGAGATAAGCATTACCTCAAGGCGCCTTCCCTGAAAAATTCAAAAGGAGCATTCCACGATAAAAAAGCAAAAAACCTGAAAGTAAACCGGGCCCAGGAGAAACGCCGGGCGAGACTGAAAGAGAAAAAGAAAAGCAAGAGAAAGAAGAAAAAATAG